One Planctomicrobium piriforme DNA segment encodes these proteins:
- a CDS encoding glycosyltransferase, with translation MMFAQRPPRVLFVSYLFPPTGGVGVQRVSKFVKYLPQAGWESSVLTVSNASVPLHDESLVRDIPPGTLIRRAKTYEPGYALKTAVSGGNSKQGSAGGLVRAAKSVVRRIANTALQPDPQILWHPHAYREGLKLLQAAPHDAIIATGPPFSSFLLGAKLSRKTGLPLILDYRDEWDISNAYWENKGQGQFANWIQTRQQASALRTAQVILATTPSSAAAIEEFARRHGSTAKAMYIYNGFDPDDYPAATAVQARTGDSAEKFRLAFIGTLWNLNSIQPVVEALLKISAAQPVLAGTLEIFLAGRRTPDQEAQLDRLQGTPITVTRSPFVSHDEAIDLMRSADALLMLNSDLPKTQRIINAKTFEYMAARRPMFVVAPQGDVWDVVRDLPGTVLCKPADIDGIAEKLLLTLELHRCGERFTDATWDISRFERRQLTRELAKLLDQTVADAHAGSAVTSPASGMVERPESHA, from the coding sequence ATGATGTTCGCTCAACGTCCTCCCCGAGTGTTGTTCGTCTCCTATCTGTTTCCGCCCACCGGCGGCGTCGGGGTGCAGCGCGTCAGCAAGTTTGTGAAATACCTGCCGCAGGCAGGCTGGGAATCCTCAGTCCTGACGGTCTCGAACGCATCGGTCCCGTTACACGATGAGAGCCTGGTGCGGGACATTCCCCCCGGCACCCTCATTCGTCGCGCCAAGACTTACGAACCGGGTTACGCCCTTAAGACAGCCGTCTCCGGCGGCAATTCAAAGCAGGGTTCCGCAGGGGGACTCGTTCGCGCTGCGAAGTCGGTCGTCCGGCGGATTGCCAATACTGCTTTGCAACCTGATCCGCAGATCCTCTGGCATCCGCATGCTTATCGTGAAGGTCTGAAGCTGCTGCAGGCGGCGCCGCACGACGCCATCATCGCCACCGGCCCTCCGTTCTCGTCATTCCTGCTGGGAGCGAAGCTCAGCCGCAAGACCGGCTTGCCGCTGATTCTCGATTACCGCGACGAATGGGACATCAGCAACGCCTACTGGGAAAACAAAGGGCAAGGCCAGTTTGCAAACTGGATCCAGACCCGACAACAGGCTTCTGCCCTTCGCACCGCTCAAGTCATTCTCGCAACCACGCCCTCCAGTGCGGCGGCGATTGAAGAGTTCGCCCGGCGTCATGGCAGCACGGCGAAGGCAATGTACATCTACAACGGTTTCGATCCGGACGACTATCCTGCCGCTACTGCGGTGCAGGCACGCACTGGCGATTCGGCCGAGAAGTTTCGTCTCGCGTTCATCGGCACTTTGTGGAATCTCAACTCGATTCAACCGGTCGTCGAAGCCCTGCTGAAGATCAGCGCTGCCCAGCCGGTGCTGGCAGGGACGCTGGAAATCTTTCTGGCTGGCCGTCGCACGCCGGATCAGGAAGCCCAGCTCGACCGCCTGCAGGGAACTCCGATCACAGTGACGCGAAGCCCGTTTGTTTCGCATGACGAAGCGATCGATCTGATGCGTTCCGCTGATGCCTTGCTGATGCTCAACAGCGATCTGCCCAAGACGCAGCGGATCATCAACGCCAAGACGTTCGAATACATGGCCGCCCGTCGCCCGATGTTTGTGGTCGCTCCTCAGGGAGACGTCTGGGATGTCGTTCGCGACTTGCCTGGCACCGTCCTCTGCAAACCTGCGGACATCGACGGCATTGCCGAGAAACTCTTGCTGACGCTGGAACTGCACCGCTGCGGCGAACGGTTCACAGACGCGACCTGGGACATCTCACGCTTCGAACGCCGTCAGTTGACGCGCGAACTTGCCAAACTGCTCGATCAGACGGTCGCCGACGCGCACGCCGGTTCGGCCGTCACCTCGCCCGCTTCTGGAATGGTGGAAAGGCCGGAATCTCACGCATGA
- a CDS encoding GNAT family N-acetyltransferase, which yields MITTVPNSPTQVAAAAGTLTFRTLDASRVHEALAIWRQLELRVGETAVACSATWTECWLQVYGGTVPYRFLVAESAGIVRGICLLTNGVGQKVGPVTIKTLHLGTAGEPQPGSVCVEYNRLLVEPAFRHDFISEIVTALKSDSRWEQLRLDGFSESDLQPWLAHLPNAEVRSRDSRYFDLQVARIAGSDVLTRLGKSTRSNLRRRLKQYGELDCQWAVTPDDAGDILQELIQLHQARWQAVGQPGAFASERFQKFQTEASLKLFLEGKAVLFRVRHAGATVGCLLLLNDRNRLLDYLSGFASFDEKPSPGLISHYLCMEAALKRGYEAYDFLVGDKRHKDNLSSDVNQLCWLTWSRPTIKLRALQLLRDFKRRMQSETPAPASASETAE from the coding sequence ATGATCACCACAGTTCCCAATTCACCAACGCAGGTCGCAGCCGCCGCAGGCACGCTGACGTTCCGCACCCTCGACGCCAGCCGCGTCCACGAGGCGCTGGCCATCTGGCGGCAACTGGAACTGCGAGTCGGCGAAACGGCCGTCGCCTGCTCGGCGACATGGACCGAATGCTGGCTGCAGGTGTACGGCGGCACCGTCCCTTACCGCTTTCTCGTGGCTGAATCGGCTGGCATCGTTCGTGGAATTTGCCTGCTGACCAACGGCGTCGGCCAGAAGGTCGGCCCGGTCACCATCAAGACATTGCATCTCGGCACCGCCGGCGAACCGCAGCCCGGCAGCGTCTGCGTGGAATACAATCGCCTCCTCGTCGAACCTGCTTTCCGGCATGACTTCATCTCTGAAATCGTGACGGCTCTCAAGAGCGACTCACGGTGGGAACAACTACGACTCGACGGCTTTTCGGAATCTGATCTGCAGCCCTGGCTGGCACATCTGCCCAACGCGGAGGTCCGTTCGCGCGATAGCCGCTACTTCGATCTTCAGGTGGCTCGCATCGCCGGCAGCGATGTGCTGACTCGACTGGGAAAAAGCACACGTTCGAATCTGCGGCGGCGTTTGAAGCAATACGGTGAACTCGATTGCCAATGGGCCGTAACGCCCGACGATGCCGGCGACATCTTGCAGGAACTCATCCAACTCCATCAGGCGCGATGGCAGGCGGTCGGCCAGCCGGGCGCCTTCGCCAGCGAACGCTTCCAGAAGTTCCAGACCGAAGCCAGCCTGAAACTGTTTCTCGAAGGCAAAGCTGTTCTGTTCCGCGTGCGTCATGCAGGTGCGACGGTCGGCTGCCTGTTGCTGCTGAACGATCGCAACCGTCTCCTCGATTACCTGTCCGGATTTGCTTCGTTCGACGAGAAACCGAGTCCCGGCCTGATCTCGCATTACCTGTGCATGGAAGCCGCCTTGAAGCGGGGCTACGAGGCCTACGACTTCCTGGTCGGCGACAAACGCCACAAAGACAACCTGTCGAGCGACGTGAATCAGCTCTGCTGGCTCACCTGGTCGCGACCGACGATCAAACTGCGGGCACTGCAACTGCTGCGTGATTTCAAACGTCGCATGCAATCGGAGACGCCCGCTCCTGCATCGGCATCTGAAACAGCCGAATAA
- a CDS encoding glycosyltransferase → MRILFISTTFPDAAAPARGTYNSALVRALQREHEVAVVSPRFFTEVYSRRGRKTFSAPAEMQRLNIPVDYPTSWYTPRLLQARYGDQMWWSVRDCVQRRLEAFRPDAVLSYWAHPDGDVGLRAAALAGVPSAVIVGGTDVLILPKLPHRGERVRQVLQKSDAVITVSEGLRKATCELQVPEGRVHTIYQGVEEHLFESTRTRHAARKQLGLSDEFAHLLWVGRIVDIKALPVLLTAATRLRDRGVKFKLHLIGDGPARAGLKLQASRLGLDSQVYFHGAIGHDQVPDWYRAADLTMLCSDSEGLPNVLRESLACGTPFVSTNVGSIHEIAQPEASLLTPPRDPDAFATAIESMLTPEAKQAAATYRPRGWADCARDTARLLQSLRDARAEQAKTAPLPRRPLQTPADYETATSVKTASAGEVWT, encoded by the coding sequence ATGCGAATCCTGTTCATCAGCACGACTTTTCCGGACGCCGCCGCGCCGGCACGCGGAACGTACAACTCCGCGCTCGTGCGGGCACTGCAGCGCGAACATGAAGTCGCCGTCGTTTCCCCCCGCTTCTTCACGGAAGTCTATTCCCGACGCGGCCGCAAAACGTTCTCAGCTCCGGCAGAGATGCAGCGGTTGAACATTCCGGTCGACTATCCGACCTCCTGGTACACCCCCCGCTTACTTCAGGCCCGTTACGGCGATCAAATGTGGTGGTCGGTCCGCGACTGCGTGCAGCGCCGGCTCGAAGCCTTCCGTCCCGACGCCGTTCTCAGTTACTGGGCGCATCCCGATGGCGATGTCGGCCTTCGCGCCGCGGCCCTCGCCGGAGTGCCCTCTGCCGTCATCGTTGGCGGGACCGATGTTCTCATTCTTCCGAAGCTGCCGCATCGCGGGGAACGCGTTCGTCAGGTGCTTCAAAAATCCGATGCCGTGATCACCGTCAGTGAGGGACTCCGCAAAGCAACCTGCGAATTGCAGGTGCCGGAAGGTCGGGTTCACACCATTTATCAGGGGGTCGAAGAACACCTCTTCGAAAGCACCCGTACGCGGCATGCAGCTCGTAAGCAGTTGGGTCTCTCAGACGAATTCGCACATCTCCTGTGGGTTGGTCGCATCGTCGACATCAAGGCGCTTCCGGTCCTGCTGACCGCCGCCACCCGACTCCGGGACCGCGGCGTGAAGTTCAAACTCCACCTCATCGGCGACGGCCCTGCCCGTGCCGGTTTGAAGTTACAGGCCTCGCGACTGGGGCTCGACAGTCAGGTCTACTTCCACGGGGCCATCGGTCACGATCAGGTTCCGGACTGGTATCGCGCTGCCGACCTGACCATGCTCTGCAGCGATTCCGAAGGACTGCCCAACGTCTTGCGAGAGTCGCTCGCCTGCGGCACTCCGTTTGTCTCGACCAATGTCGGCAGCATTCACGAAATCGCCCAGCCGGAAGCGAGCCTGTTGACGCCTCCCCGCGATCCAGACGCCTTTGCCACGGCCATTGAATCCATGCTGACGCCAGAAGCCAAACAAGCGGCGGCGACTTACCGTCCTCGAGGCTGGGCCGACTGTGCCCGCGACACCGCCAGACTTTTACAGTCGTTGCGGGACGCCCGGGCCGAACAGGCAAAAACCGCTCCCCTACCCCGTCGTCCATTGCAGACACCCGCTGATTACGAAACTGCAACCAGCGTCAAAACCGCCAGCGCCGGGGAGGTCTGGACATGA
- a CDS encoding Gfo/Idh/MocA family protein: MNPSIPPLRVALLGCGQIADAHLAQLRRIRNVDIVSVCDVHEDLAWQAAKRFQVARWDTSLDRMLDETRPDVVHLTTPAQTHAPLAQQLLEAGCHVYVEKPFTLNAAEAAQVFETAARCERLVCVGHDQLFDAAWLKAKAWIRQGLLGEVRHIESILGYPIDGKFGSLVASNPRHWVRQLPGGLFQNTISHPLYRITDLLADRQSELLGGWRTRQGFEFPTELSISLQGLRQSGSLTFSTFLPPQRVTKIYGTKGTVSIDFDAQTLQFHRLTKLPGAFAKLEAPFQHFRNASWNLANNLGRFARADIHYFGGMKTLFERFYDAIRGTGPHPIPHVETYEFTLLMDRIFDHCRAPHLVAETESREVDKFQLSV; encoded by the coding sequence ATGAATCCTTCCATTCCACCCCTGCGAGTCGCCCTGCTTGGTTGCGGCCAGATTGCTGACGCACATCTGGCTCAATTGCGGCGCATTCGCAATGTCGACATCGTGTCCGTTTGCGACGTCCATGAAGACCTCGCCTGGCAGGCGGCGAAACGCTTTCAGGTAGCCCGTTGGGATACCAGTCTCGACCGCATGCTCGACGAGACCCGGCCTGACGTGGTCCATCTCACGACGCCGGCCCAGACCCATGCCCCTCTCGCGCAGCAACTGCTCGAAGCGGGCTGCCACGTCTATGTCGAGAAGCCATTCACTCTGAATGCCGCCGAAGCGGCACAGGTGTTTGAAACTGCCGCCCGTTGCGAACGTCTGGTTTGCGTGGGTCACGACCAGTTGTTCGATGCCGCCTGGTTGAAGGCCAAAGCCTGGATTCGACAAGGACTGCTGGGCGAAGTGCGGCACATCGAATCGATCCTCGGCTACCCGATTGACGGCAAGTTCGGATCTCTCGTCGCCTCGAATCCCCGACATTGGGTGCGGCAGCTTCCCGGCGGACTGTTTCAGAACACGATCTCGCACCCGTTGTATCGCATCACCGATCTGCTGGCCGACAGACAATCAGAGCTGCTCGGAGGCTGGCGGACTCGGCAGGGATTCGAATTCCCGACGGAACTCAGCATCTCGCTGCAAGGTCTGCGGCAGTCGGGCAGCCTGACCTTCTCGACCTTCCTGCCGCCGCAGCGAGTCACCAAAATTTACGGAACCAAAGGGACCGTCAGCATCGACTTCGATGCCCAGACGCTGCAATTCCATCGACTCACCAAACTCCCGGGCGCCTTTGCGAAACTGGAAGCTCCCTTCCAGCACTTCCGCAATGCCAGTTGGAATCTCGCGAACAACCTCGGTCGTTTTGCCCGGGCGGATATTCACTACTTCGGCGGCATGAAAACTCTGTTCGAACGGTTCTACGACGCAATTCGAGGAACCGGCCCGCATCCCATTCCGCATGTGGAAACGTACGAGTTCACGCTGCTGATGGACCGCATCTTCGACCACTGCCGTGCGCCGCACCTCGTTGCTGAAACCGAAAGCCGCGAAGTCGACAAGTTTCAGCTCTCAGTATGA
- a CDS encoding glycosyltransferase, producing the protein MTLRTGGLERLLVDFGRFHNRDQYELSFVSLGPVGQPAEDLQAAGFDVETLGMPKTSKGAALQKLKTLLRDGQFDVVHTHNTYPHFYATLAARWAGISTIINTQHGRGCGSGWKSHWQFRIANRLATRVVGVSADATKLCQSQNPASASRMQTIWNGIDLERFKFTGPRNEPTAISVARLSPEKDYATLLHAMQLVIQHEPRFRLLLVGDGSERARLEQLATELDIRQHIEFLGERKDVPDLLRKAGFFVSSSKTEGISLTLLEAMAVGLPIVTTRVGGNPEIVVEGETGKLAPAQKPEALAAAIREMLDEQPLWPTMADAARKRVEQHFNVRNMVSQYEDLYQTCVASK; encoded by the coding sequence ATGACGCTCCGTACCGGCGGTCTGGAGCGACTGCTGGTCGATTTCGGGCGTTTCCACAATCGTGACCAATACGAGCTGAGTTTCGTCTCGCTGGGACCAGTCGGTCAGCCCGCTGAAGATCTGCAGGCGGCCGGGTTTGACGTGGAGACCCTCGGCATGCCCAAGACGTCCAAAGGGGCGGCGCTGCAGAAGTTGAAGACGCTGCTCCGCGACGGCCAGTTCGACGTCGTGCATACCCACAACACTTATCCGCATTTCTACGCGACCCTCGCCGCACGCTGGGCCGGTATTTCGACCATCATCAACACGCAGCACGGTCGCGGCTGCGGGTCTGGCTGGAAGAGCCATTGGCAGTTTCGCATTGCGAACCGACTCGCCACACGCGTTGTGGGCGTCTCCGCCGATGCCACGAAGCTCTGTCAGTCGCAGAACCCGGCCAGCGCCTCGCGTATGCAGACGATCTGGAACGGAATCGATCTCGAACGCTTTAAGTTCACCGGCCCGCGCAATGAGCCGACTGCGATTTCCGTGGCGCGACTCTCTCCGGAAAAAGATTACGCCACCCTGCTGCACGCCATGCAACTGGTGATTCAGCATGAGCCCCGTTTCCGGCTGTTACTCGTCGGTGACGGCAGCGAACGGGCACGGCTCGAACAGCTCGCCACAGAACTCGACATTCGTCAGCACATCGAATTTCTCGGTGAACGCAAAGACGTTCCCGACCTGCTCCGCAAAGCAGGCTTCTTCGTCTCGTCTTCGAAGACAGAAGGCATTTCGCTCACGCTCCTCGAAGCAATGGCGGTCGGCCTGCCGATCGTCACCACTCGAGTGGGCGGCAATCCGGAAATCGTCGTCGAAGGAGAGACCGGCAAACTGGCGCCCGCCCAGAAACCGGAAGCACTCGCCGCCGCGATCCGCGAAATGCTCGACGAACAACCGTTATGGCCGACCATGGCCGACGCCGCCCGCAAACGGGTCGAGCAACACTTCAACGTCCGCAACATGGTTTCCCAGTACGAAGACCTGTACCAGACCTGTGTGGCCTCGAAATAA
- a CDS encoding DMT family transporter yields MSTLLLMILAALTACGIPIQAIVNARLGTLLANPLLAALISFVTGTLALGIICLIANGGIPKYPSGVHIPAFLYIGGLLGAVFVTVVLVLVPKIGPANVIAATIVGQLVMGLVLDHYGVLGTPQNPVNLVRLSGAALLIVGAWLVKWG; encoded by the coding sequence ATGTCGACTCTGTTGCTGATGATTCTGGCCGCGTTAACGGCCTGCGGAATTCCGATTCAGGCGATCGTCAATGCACGTCTCGGCACCCTGCTCGCCAACCCGTTGCTCGCCGCGCTGATTTCCTTTGTCACCGGCACCCTGGCGCTCGGGATCATCTGCCTGATTGCGAACGGAGGAATTCCCAAATATCCGTCAGGCGTTCACATCCCCGCATTCCTCTACATCGGGGGCCTGCTGGGGGCCGTGTTCGTGACGGTCGTCCTCGTCCTCGTTCCGAAGATCGGACCAGCCAATGTGATCGCAGCCACAATTGTCGGGCAGTTGGTGATGGGGCTGGTGCTCGATCACTACGGAGTGCTCGGAACCCCTCAGAATCCGGTCAATCTGGTCCGGCTCAGCGGCGCGGCTCTGTTGATCGTCGGCGCCTGGCTGGTGAAATGGGGCTGA
- a CDS encoding ArnT family glycosyltransferase, whose translation MKRTVQDVAIVLAVAAVVFFTNLGGPRLWDRDEPRNAGCAAEMLAAENWITPVFNAELRSHKPVLTYWFMMASYALLGVNEFAARLPSAVFGVGTCLLTWFMGRRLFGPPAGVWAAVVLATTMMFGVASRAATPDAPLIFFSTLSLAIYVYGTTRSISAHADAAPGFEKDFPTGWVLPTLMYAAMGCAVLAKGPVGCVLPTAVIGMSLLIRRLPPVTRTFSSSWERVIVELVRPFAPMHFLRTCWSMRPLLALGVILAVALPWYVWVHLRTDGEWTYGFFMKHNLERATRAMDGHNGGLLFYPIALLLGFFPWSIFWVPTMIESVRTGRKTDARSGAFIFALCWVGVYVGLFSLAKTKLPSYITPCYPGLALLTGVFLDRWVRSEITFPAVWRRIAFGSLIFAGVGTAIVLPVVCMYLLPGEEFLGIVAAIPLIGGSMALLMAERGQAKLACRWTAGTAIALSTVAFALVADRVDNHRHLEDLVSTIYSDPQNHDAEIASLASCEGSWVFYCGQPIPALSSPEEVIQFLSEPSPSGKARVVVTTAKRMSRDDSISPLANYVVGRIPYFMRQDEILVLKPTPSANRSAELPSPYEIR comes from the coding sequence ATGAAGCGAACGGTCCAGGATGTGGCCATCGTGCTGGCTGTCGCCGCGGTTGTCTTTTTCACCAACCTCGGCGGCCCGAGGTTGTGGGATCGGGACGAGCCTCGCAACGCCGGCTGCGCAGCCGAAATGCTGGCCGCCGAGAACTGGATCACCCCGGTCTTCAACGCCGAACTCCGTTCACACAAACCGGTTCTCACCTACTGGTTCATGATGGCCTCGTACGCCCTGCTCGGGGTCAACGAGTTTGCCGCACGACTTCCCTCCGCGGTGTTCGGCGTCGGCACCTGCCTGCTCACCTGGTTCATGGGCCGCCGACTATTCGGTCCCCCCGCCGGGGTCTGGGCTGCCGTCGTGCTCGCCACGACGATGATGTTCGGCGTCGCTTCACGCGCCGCCACGCCTGATGCTCCGCTCATTTTCTTCTCGACGCTGTCGCTCGCCATCTACGTCTACGGCACCACGCGCTCCATCAGCGCCCATGCAGACGCCGCACCCGGCTTCGAAAAAGACTTCCCCACAGGCTGGGTTTTGCCCACTCTGATGTACGCCGCGATGGGCTGTGCTGTCTTGGCGAAAGGGCCCGTCGGCTGCGTGCTCCCCACGGCAGTCATCGGGATGTCGCTCCTGATCCGACGCCTGCCTCCGGTGACTCGCACTTTCTCGTCGTCCTGGGAACGAGTGATCGTCGAACTGGTGCGCCCGTTTGCACCAATGCATTTTCTCCGCACTTGCTGGAGCATGCGTCCGCTACTGGCGCTGGGAGTCATTCTCGCGGTCGCCCTCCCCTGGTACGTCTGGGTGCATTTGCGAACCGACGGCGAGTGGACTTACGGCTTCTTCATGAAGCACAATCTGGAACGCGCGACCCGGGCCATGGACGGCCACAATGGCGGCCTGCTGTTCTATCCGATCGCATTGCTCCTCGGTTTCTTCCCGTGGTCGATCTTCTGGGTGCCGACGATGATCGAATCGGTCCGTACCGGTCGGAAGACCGACGCACGCTCGGGAGCCTTCATTTTCGCCCTCTGCTGGGTCGGCGTGTATGTCGGCCTGTTCTCGCTCGCCAAAACCAAACTCCCCAGCTACATCACTCCCTGCTATCCCGGGCTGGCGCTGCTGACCGGCGTCTTCCTCGACCGCTGGGTCCGTTCTGAAATCACCTTCCCCGCCGTCTGGCGACGCATCGCCTTCGGCTCGCTGATCTTTGCAGGCGTCGGCACGGCCATCGTATTGCCGGTCGTTTGTATGTACCTGCTCCCCGGCGAAGAGTTCCTCGGGATCGTCGCCGCGATTCCCCTCATCGGCGGCAGCATGGCGCTGCTGATGGCCGAACGGGGTCAAGCGAAGCTCGCCTGTCGCTGGACTGCCGGAACCGCCATCGCTTTGTCCACGGTCGCCTTCGCACTTGTCGCCGATCGGGTCGACAATCATCGCCATCTCGAAGACCTGGTGTCTACCATCTATTCAGACCCGCAGAATCACGACGCTGAAATCGCCAGCCTGGCCAGTTGCGAGGGAAGCTGGGTCTTCTATTGCGGGCAGCCGATCCCCGCGCTCTCTTCGCCTGAAGAAGTGATTCAGTTTCTCAGCGAACCTTCTCCGAGCGGCAAAGCCCGCGTGGTGGTGACGACCGCCAAACGCATGAGCCGCGACGACTCGATCTCGCCGCTCGCGAACTATGTTGTAGGCCGCATCCCCTACTTCATGCGACAGGACGAGATCCTGGTACTGAAACCAACCCCGAGTGCCAACCGCAGCGCGGAACTGCCGAGTCCGTACGAGATCCGGTAG
- a CDS encoding M16 family metallopeptidase, translated as MQFHHTTLDNGLEIVAEVKPEAQSAAVGFFVQTGSRDEAPSVAGVSHFLEHMAFKGDDRFSAEDVNRIFDEVGASYNASTSEEITIYYAAILPEYLNQTLELLTAMMRPSLRDSDFDMEKKVILEEIGMYEDMPAFSVYEQAMLRHFAGHPLGQSVLGSPESITALTSTQMKDYHSARYGAGNLVLAAAGNLEWEHLLELAEQHCGNWQRGIPGRDRSEARPGVSRSFKVRDEMHQQHVIQLAPAPSAQNPLRFAAEIAATIVGDDGAGRLYWDLVETGLAESCDLGFNDFDGSGAWMTYLCCQPEETASNLEQVSQIYADFNKSGPTAEEFEQARNKVASRVVLGSERPMGRLSALGNNWVYQRQYRSVEDDLQTLRNLTLRDVRTLLDAYPIAQNTTVGLGPYGG; from the coding sequence ATGCAGTTTCATCACACGACGCTCGATAACGGTCTCGAAATTGTGGCGGAGGTCAAGCCGGAAGCGCAGAGTGCCGCGGTCGGCTTCTTCGTTCAGACCGGATCGCGGGATGAAGCTCCCAGCGTGGCCGGGGTGAGTCATTTCCTCGAACACATGGCGTTCAAGGGGGACGACCGTTTCTCCGCTGAAGACGTGAATCGCATCTTCGACGAAGTGGGCGCGAGCTATAACGCCAGCACGAGCGAAGAGATCACCATCTACTATGCGGCGATCCTCCCCGAGTATTTGAACCAGACGCTGGAGTTGCTCACGGCGATGATGCGTCCCAGCCTGCGGGACAGCGACTTCGATATGGAAAAGAAGGTGATCCTCGAAGAGATCGGCATGTACGAAGACATGCCGGCCTTCAGCGTCTACGAACAGGCGATGCTGCGGCACTTTGCGGGGCACCCGTTGGGGCAAAGCGTGCTGGGTTCGCCAGAGAGCATTACCGCTCTCACATCGACTCAGATGAAGGACTATCATTCTGCGCGGTACGGCGCAGGCAATCTGGTGCTGGCCGCGGCCGGAAACCTTGAATGGGAACACCTGCTGGAACTGGCCGAGCAGCATTGCGGCAACTGGCAGCGGGGCATCCCTGGCCGCGACCGCAGCGAGGCACGCCCCGGCGTTTCCCGCAGCTTCAAAGTGCGGGATGAAATGCACCAGCAGCATGTCATCCAGCTGGCTCCGGCGCCTTCAGCGCAGAATCCGTTGCGGTTTGCCGCTGAGATTGCCGCGACGATTGTCGGCGACGACGGCGCCGGCCGGCTGTACTGGGATCTGGTCGAGACAGGTCTCGCCGAGAGCTGCGACCTGGGCTTCAACGACTTTGACGGCAGCGGCGCGTGGATGACCTACCTGTGCTGTCAGCCTGAGGAGACCGCGTCGAACCTGGAGCAGGTCAGTCAGATCTACGCGGATTTCAACAAGTCCGGGCCGACGGCCGAAGAGTTCGAACAGGCGCGAAACAAAGTGGCCTCGCGGGTCGTGCTGGGCAGCGAGCGTCCGATGGGGCGATTGTCCGCCCTCGGCAACAATTGGGTCTACCAGCGGCAATATCGCAGTGTGGAAGACGACCTGCAGACGCTGCGGAATCTCACTCTCAGAGACGTGCGGACACTGCTCGACGCCTATCCGATTGCCCAGAACACGACGGTGGGACTGGGACCGTACGGCGGGTAG
- a CDS encoding NAD-dependent epimerase/dehydratase family protein translates to MTTTMSQTAFVTGGAGFLGRRLIRCLVARNMTVRCLVRGSSDLAPLFAELSEKQQAQVQLVRGDVADRALLDEELPQTDIVYHLAAALGGSPSTMFLNTVIPTRTLLEAAALADVQRFVLVSSLGVYGTQHVRNWGKLDETTPVDPHPELRDPYTFSKIRQEAIAWEARERWGLPLVVVRPGVIYGPGRSLLTSRVGLSLGPLLVRMGGSQQLPYTYVENCASAIALAGVTPGIDGQIFNVVDDDLPNGKRILRTIRKSGQRVRSVWVPRLAIGPLSSIYERYANWSEGQLPAVITHYKSQAIWKPVRYSNEKAKHSLNWSPAISTEDALSKTVAG, encoded by the coding sequence ATGACCACCACCATGTCACAAACAGCTTTTGTCACCGGCGGCGCAGGCTTCCTGGGTCGGCGTCTGATTCGCTGTCTTGTTGCCCGCAATATGACGGTCCGTTGCCTCGTACGCGGGTCGAGCGATCTGGCGCCGCTGTTCGCGGAACTCAGTGAAAAACAACAGGCTCAGGTGCAGCTCGTCCGCGGAGACGTGGCCGATCGGGCGTTGCTCGATGAAGAATTGCCGCAGACTGACATTGTTTATCATCTCGCGGCCGCGCTGGGAGGCAGCCCCTCCACGATGTTCCTGAACACCGTGATTCCGACGCGAACGCTGCTCGAAGCCGCCGCACTGGCCGATGTGCAGCGATTTGTGCTCGTCAGCTCGCTGGGAGTCTATGGCACACAGCACGTCCGCAACTGGGGAAAACTCGACGAAACAACACCCGTTGATCCGCATCCCGAACTCCGCGATCCCTACACCTTCAGCAAAATCCGCCAGGAAGCGATTGCCTGGGAAGCCCGTGAACGCTGGGGGCTGCCGTTGGTGGTGGTTCGACCCGGAGTGATCTACGGACCCGGCCGTTCGCTCCTCACAAGTCGCGTCGGACTCTCGCTCGGTCCGCTCCTGGTGCGGATGGGGGGGAGCCAGCAGCTTCCGTACACCTATGTCGAGAACTGTGCTTCGGCCATCGCCCTGGCCGGTGTGACGCCGGGCATCGATGGCCAGATCTTCAATGTCGTCGACGACGACCTACCCAACGGCAAACGCATTCTCCGCACAATCCGCAAATCCGGACAGCGCGTCCGCTCGGTCTGGGTTCCGCGACTGGCGATCGGCCCTCTCTCCTCGATTTACGAACGCTATGCCAACTGGTCAGAAGGCCAACTGCCAGCGGTGATTACGCACTACAAAAGTCAGGCGATCTGGAAGCCGGTGCGGTATTCCAACGAGAAAGCCAAACACAGCCTGAACTGGTCGCCAGCCATTTCCACGGAAGATGCACTTTCGAAAACAGTTGCCGGCTAG